In the genome of Arachis hypogaea cultivar Tifrunner chromosome 9, arahy.Tifrunner.gnm2.J5K5, whole genome shotgun sequence, the window CACAAAAATCCAAGTAGGATGTAAATTACATCAGTACATGAAGCGAAAGCACCACCAACACTACTACAATATCAAAACTAACAAATTCTAACCATTTATAACCAAACTAAAGAGACAATCAcatcaacaaaatatatataaaagaaacgaTAAATGAAAGTATTTAACATTTAGTCAGTACTCCCAAAATTGCAAACACACACCAGAACAGAACCTTCTTTTATCCACACGTTATTTCTTTCCAGCATTGTTTTTAGAATGAAATCTCCATTCTGCTTTTAACTTTTTTTGTATGTATGTACAGGGAGGGATATCTTCTAGGGTAGTAAATTGTATTCTAGCACTCAAGTCATACAATGAAGGGAAATTGATAACCAATGGTTTGTGGAGATATGGTGGGAATGCAAGAGCTTCTAATCTTATTAAACCAGTTATGAGTAAGGACCCAGAACCACTCAAGGAGTCTTTCTCAAGTGCCAATAGTGATCCTAGCCACGAGCACTGCGAGGAGGTTAGACACCTTTCTAGTTTATAATCTTTTTGGGTTTTGCCATATGCTTTATATATAGTtatacaaaaatgctatttgtatattaaaattaactattaaaatcagTCATCATGCATTTGTGTACAAATACATATGTTGTATAActcattttcaatgtgtattttatatttcaacatgtattttatatttatatatatatatatttttttttttgatttggtATCTGCAGGATCCCATGTCTTCCTTGAATACACTAGTTCATGAATTCTTTCGCGATAAGAAGCAAGAAGATATTCCGGCGGTAAGGTTTTTGCTTTGCATAAAActaatttagttatttttgttttttgtatcTGGTGTACTTTTATTCCCTCATGTAACTAAAAGGGTAATGGCTTTTGCTATAATAACAGTTGATTGAGTCCTTTCTTGGCAAAGTCATGGAGGAGTTTCAAAATCGCATGCTAATCCAACAAGAAACGGTGTGTTTCACTTTGGATTTCAATTTACTTAGTGCAACATCATGCACTGCTCTAAAGATTCATACTTATGATCTTACTTGACTTTATCTTGAAACTTTAATCACAGCAGAACAAAATAACTCAAGAATATAAGCCATCATCTGAAGCACATCATTCGGGTTTAAAGCCTGCTTCTGATGACGAAGAGGTAAACTTTAGATTCCacaatttcaattgcaatttctCCAGAAATAGCTTTGCATCATGAATGCTATAATATGACTTACTTTTCATCTGATCAATTATTAAGATGGTTGACAATGAAGATGTGGAGGCTAAACAAGAGAAATGTGATAATGTGAAGTACAATGCCGGTGAAGAACGAAGCAGCAAGCATTTGAAGCAGCTAGAGTTAGATCAACAGCAAAAGGAAAGTAGCGAGTTTCAGAAGCAACAAGATTTAGTTGAACAGGAAAATGAAAAAAACAAGATTTTGAAGCAGCAACTTTTAGctcaaattgaaaacaaaagaagtgAGCTTTTGAAGCAGCAACAATTAATTCAACAGGAAAACGAAAGAAGCATGCTTTTGAAGCAACAAGAGTTGGCTCAACTAGAAAACAAAAGAAACGATCTTTTGAAGCAGCAACAATTAGTTCGAGAAGAAAGTGAAAGAAGTGAGGTTTGGAAGCAACAACAGTTAGCTCAACTGGAAAATGAAAGAGTCGAACTTACGAAGCAACAACAGATAGTTCAACAGGAAAATGAAAGAAGCGAGCTTCTGAAGCAGCAACAATTAGCTCAACTGGAAAATGAAAGAATGCAGCTTTTGGAGGAACATCAGTTAGTTCAACAACAGAAAAATGAAAGAATCAACCTTTTGAAGCAGCAACTATTATCTCAACAGGAAAAGGAAAGAGTCCAACTTCTGAAGCAGCAACAGTTAGTTGAACAGCATAAGGAAAGCATTCAGGTAAGTAACTAATCGTGAACTCATAGCAAAAATGTAATCATAAGTCCAAGAATATCTAATGAACTTGGTGTTTCTTCAGGAGTTGAAAAGTATGGTATATCAAACAAAAACAGGAATGGAATTTCTGCAAAAGAAACACCAGGAAGAGATAATTCATCTAGGTAAGTATGCTGCCTAGAAAAATTTATCCATTTATTTGCACCTGAAtatctatatataataatttatttaattactaccTATCATTAATAGGTAAGCAGCTGCATAGCATAGCTTCTGCTGCTTCAGGATATCAGCGAATTCTTGAAGAAAACCGCAAGCTATACAATCAAGTGCAAGACCTAAAAGGTAAAAATCAAATGATCATTATCTCGTTGCAATTTTTCTCTTCAGTTACTTGTTTCCTGAGTTTCCACAAAGTTAGTACCTACTACTAAATGGCCAAGGTTTTATATGATGATAGGAAATATCAGGGTATACTGCAGAGTTAGGCCTTGCCATCATAATCAAACCAGTGTGGGTAACATAGATGAAGGTAGCATCTCACTCATAATACCTTCCAAGAATGGGAAAGATGGGAAGAAGACATTTACTTTCAATAGATGTTTCGGTCCTAATGTGACTCAAGGTTGGTCTTCATTCTTTGCCTTCCTTCAAAGTTTCAAATCATTGCTACTCAATATGTTTGTTTCATTGGTTGTTCATTTTGTTTGCTTGCAGCGGAGGTTTTTGCCGATACTCAACCTCTGATACGTTCAGTTCTGGATGGCTACAATGTCTGCATATTCGCCTACGGTCAGACAGGTTCAGGAAAAACACACACAATGGTGCGATATTTTGTTTGTTCactaaattcaaataatatttctcttttgccatttaatttgtGCAATTGTTGTAACTGACTGAATGCATGCATATAATCATGTAGTCTGGACCAAACAATCCCACTGAAGAAACAGTAGGTGTTAACTACCGGGCACTTCGAGATCTTTTCCTTATCTCAGAACAAAGGAAAGACACCATTCACTATGACATCAGAGTTCAAATGCTTGAGATCTATAATGAGACAGTTAGAGACCTCCTATCAACAGATGGTGTTCAAAAAAGATATCCTTTTTCTGTGCTAACtagtcttttcttttctttattttgtgtGTGCTGGATCTATTAATGATTGTCTTCTTCTTCTATGTGATCCTTAACAATTTCATACATTAGAAATCCGTAACAGTTCTCTGAATGGAATTAACGTGCCAGATGCAAATCTTGTTCCGGTTCAATCGACTGCAGATGTCTTAAGTCTAATGGACCTGGGATTTAAGAATCGTGCTGTTAGTGCTACTGCGATGAATGATCGCAGTAGTCGTTCTCACAGGTACATATTAAACTTCAATAATACTAGACAAAACAAAATAATCTTGGTCAACAACAACTCTATAAAGCATTCATGGGGTAGACTTGTAACACATTTTGGTCATTTTTTTATCTCTCTCATGAATGTTTTTCCACAATTTCATAACAACAATTGATACTTGTAATGGTATAATTGCAGCTGCCTTACAGTTCATGTTCATGGAAAGGACCTTACCTCCGGAAAAACAATTCGTGGTTCTATTCATTTAGTTGACCTGGCTGGAAGTGAAAGGGTTGATAAATCTGAGGTCACAGGAGACAGACTGAAGGAGGCTCAACATATCAACAAGTCACTTGCTGCTTTGGGAGATGTTATATCTTCTCTTGCCCAAAAGCAACAACATATTCCATACAGGAACAGTAAACTTACTCAGCTACTTCAAGATTCTCTAGGTATGATTCTGTCTCTGATTCCATGTAGTATCACTTGCTTAACTACTAAGgtactattgtatttatatccTCCTTAAGGTATCATGAAGCTGATTCTCCATATTTATGTGCATATATCAGGAGGGCAAGCAAAAACTTTAATGTTTGTTCATATTGCTCCGGAGCAAGATGCTCTTGTAGAATCAATTAGTACGTTGAAGTTCGCCGAAAGGGTATCCACTATTGAACTTGGTGCTGCCAAAGTTAACAAAGATAGTGCAGATGTGAAAGAGCTTAAAGAACAGgttcttccatttttcttcaaCTTTTGATGTGCTTATATCAAATGTATCTGCAAATCGTGCATCTCAATGTTACTACTGCCTTGTTTGCCAGATTGCTAATTTGAAGGCAGCCTTAGCACAGAAGGATGAAGAAGCAGAACAGTTTCAACATCCTCCAAGTAGCAAGTCTGATTTGTCAGTGTTGAAATCTCAATTGTCTTCTACTACAGTTAGTTCTAAGTCCGGAAGTCGCAAGATACCCAGAGATGATTCCGCTAGTAGCTTGGAGGTATGAATATTGTTAATAATTTACCATAACTCCTGGAAAATAATTTGGAACATTAGTCATATCTGAACGTAATGGTCTAAGTTTTGAGGTGGTTACTACCAAAAACTAGACACATGATTTGCATCAAAACAGAGAAATCTTTGGTAGGCCTGTTTGATTAGTGAAAAgagtttctgttttcattttgtGGGGATTTTTTTGCTCTATTaagtttttttattcatttcagAGTTTTAtcaagaaaaagtgaaaataataaacttattttttgttttcatttcgtttcactttttcttcaaaaaatcatgaaaatagaAAATGTTTTTACAAACCAATCTAGCCCTAAGAGGCTAAACTGttcttgaataataataataataataataataataataataataataataataataatgtatctGATATATAAGTAGCTTAGAACATTCTCTTGAGAAATAATTAGCAGATCATTCAAGGTGTCCAAATATAGACATAGCACAGTATTTTGCATATATTTctaccaaaagaaaaaaaggtgATATTTTCATGCATGTCCAAAATGGAAATGGAATTACAGGATCAGAAAATGGAATCATCACTGTCCAAAAGGCGTagccttgattgccaagacacgTGGATAAATGGTTCACCAGCATCAGGCATGAGCAGGAATGAGAGCTACAATAGCATTGCACATTCCCCAGTGATGTTAAGTCCCAGTATATATGACTCTGAAGAGACTGGGTTTACA includes:
- the LOC112710764 gene encoding kinesin-like protein KIN-14G, whose translation is MAAFPLNVISMVENVLHKYDERLDQRLDERLSDNHFASRKAKEASLRRNEAAKWLRNMVGTVGGRDLPAEPSEEDFMAALRNGIILCSALNKIQPGAIPKVVEAPSDADVLPDGKALSVYQYFENVRNFLVALERLGLPTFETSDLEQGGISSRVVNCILALKSYNEGKLITNGLWRYGGNARASNLIKPVMSKDPEPLKESFSSANSDPSHEHCEEDPMSSLNTLVHEFFRDKKQEDIPALIESFLGKVMEEFQNRMLIQQETQNKITQEYKPSSEAHHSGLKPASDDEEMVDNEDVEAKQEKCDNVKYNAGEERSSKHLKQLELDQQQKESSEFQKQQDLVEQENEKNKILKQQLLAQIENKRSELLKQQQLIQQENERSMLLKQQELAQLENKRNDLLKQQQLVREESERSEVWKQQQLAQLENERVELTKQQQIVQQENERSELLKQQQLAQLENERMQLLEEHQLVQQQKNERINLLKQQLLSQQEKERVQLLKQQQLVEQHKESIQELKSMVYQTKTGMEFLQKKHQEEIIHLGKQLHSIASAASGYQRILEENRKLYNQVQDLKGNIRVYCRVRPCHHNQTSVGNIDEGSISLIIPSKNGKDGKKTFTFNRCFGPNVTQAEVFADTQPLIRSVLDGYNVCIFAYGQTGSGKTHTMSGPNNPTEETVGVNYRALRDLFLISEQRKDTIHYDIRVQMLEIYNETVRDLLSTDGVQKRYPFSVLTSLFFSLFCVCYTLEIRNSSLNGINVPDANLVPVQSTADVLSLMDLGFKNRAVSATAMNDRSSRSHSCLTVHVHGKDLTSGKTIRGSIHLVDLAGSERVDKSEVTGDRLKEAQHINKSLAALGDVISSLAQKQQHIPYRNSKLTQLLQDSLGGQAKTLMFVHIAPEQDALVESISTLKFAERVSTIELGAAKVNKDSADVKELKEQIANLKAALAQKDEEAEQFQHPPSSKSDLSVLKSQLSSTTVSSKSGSRKIPRDDSASSLEV